TGTACATTTTATGTGAatagaaatcttttttttatggGTTTGATTACTACAGATTACGCAACCTTTTCCTGAGTCTAACCTTAGTAAAAAGAATTTCAATATCAGAAAGTATCAAAATCGTTACGAAATATAAGCAAAAAACATTACCCTCTCTTTTTTGTGGTGATCTGCTGATCGTTGTTTTTTGGATTGGATTAGGTATAGTTAAAGATGGCTAACTTATGAATTATCTGTTGATCTTGCTCAAGTTAACATGGTTGTTTAGTAATTAGGTtgccatttttttcaaaaatttgaagAATTTAATGATTGTCATGGATTCAAGTGAGTGAAATTGAATATTAAGCACTGAAGAAGTGTTTTCCAATATGTAATGCAAGCAGTATAAGTTAAAGCAGTTAATTATTGGTGgaaatatttatgttttgttaatcataaagttttaaaacatcAGATCTTATAAGCTGGTATCTCACAGCGTGTTGATGTttattacaaaatgtttttttatcgtAGAAAGATGGTGATTGCAATGGCAAGAAAATCAAAGAATTAATTGCTGGACTTAGTTCCAGATTACTGGAGTGTGAAATGAAAATCACAGAAAGAGATGGGATGTTAAAAATGACTGAAATAAGACTAATCAATTGCGAGAAAGACCTGAAGGTCACAAAACACAAGttagaaaaaaatgagaaaaacttGTTGGTGACAGAACATGCACTAAGCATTTGTGAGAAGGAATTAAAGACTACGAAAGACAGGTTAAGAGATTGTGAagaaaaatcattgaaaaaagATGCGATTATTGAGCGTTTATCATGTGTGAATTCTATGGGGTTTTTTCAATGGACAATAAATAATTACAACAGCGTTAAATGGAGTGAAGAATTGAACAGTCCCTACTTCTATTCATCATATAATGGCTACAAATGTCAACTAAGTGCTGAATGGTATGGACCTAAAAGAGGTAGAATGGGTTTGTATTTTTTCATATGCAAAGGCGAGAACGATGATGAATTAGTATGGCCATTCCCAATGGAAGTGCGATTGCAATCTACTGACATCAATGGTAGTATAAGAAGTGTGACTGTTTCGTTTTTGACAGATAATTTACCTGACAGTTGGGAAAGACCTGAAGGTACGAGAACAAGGGGAATCGGATCAGAAGAATTTTTACACATGCCGCAGTTGACAAAATATACTCAAAATGACAAAATGGTGATTTATTGTTTTTTCGATCTTTGACACACAAACGCTTCTTCTTTAGTCTCTCTCACAGCTGTTATGTGATTTCGCTCTTCATTCTTTCCTAATTTTATCACTATAAAGTGTTTTTTAGTTTTCTGGAGAATTACGAAAGGCAGAGAAATAAAATTAGTTTTGATACCTTACCTATGGTTTACCACTTCTGCTTAAATAAATCCAGCCAATTATTTTGCTTGATCGTTGTTCCTTTTCTATATTTTCTATATTTCATGTTTATACTTGTCTATAACTACATATATTATCAATCTTCATACAACTTGTACATCATTTATTCTTGTTTcgaatttttcaaacttttgaaTAGGCAACCTTTTTGTCTGGAcgaataaacttttgcaaaatatcGTAAgttcaagaaatatttttaagtaattttaagaGCACTGCGATAATATTGAGCGAAACCTTTATTGACTTCAATCACGCTGAATGAAAATTGCTGGGGAAATAACTTCTATCATGGAGGTAAAAATAAAGAAGGAGATTGAACTCTTTTGTTTCTATTCAAATCACCCGTGATGCGATCAGTTGCAAATCTATTCATGTTGTCATTTTAAATTCTAACGTGTGTCAGTTTTAGTAAATTTCATTGGTCGAGAAAACAatcattaactttttttcttttttttttttctgcacGCGCCACTACACGGGGGTAACCCAAAGAATACGTCATTGCATAAATTGCGCATATTAATGTTTTTACCCAGTCCTTTTCCGCGTTCGAAGTTCAGTAAAGATGGCGATTGAGAATGGCATGGTCAAGTAAACAAATTCAGTTTAATTTTGGTTGtatttaaatgcttttttctttacttttgggCCGAGATGTAACTTAtatcaagttttaattttttaccggacagtacctttaactCAATAGATGTATCTGGCTTTTTCACAACAATATACATTTcctgactaatatttttttaaagcaaactATTAGTCTTATCAACACTTATATGATATCATATATGCTTGTAGTTTTTACCATGCGTTATATTTTTAATGTACTGATTTACAATTTGTAAATATCaaagtgattttttaaatcttgtTTCCATATTTTACATTCCCTCAAAATTCCATCCAATTGtcttatattattatttgcatTGATTTACCTAGCAGggcttttaatttattttttgaaattatcttttgttATCATATATTGGAGGTTTTTGTGTAGTTTAGTATACACGAAATTATACtttaaagtaagaaaaataatttcttttcttactTCTCAAATCTGACGTTTTGTCATTATCTGTCCTATCCTACAGCAGTAATTTATCTGTCCTTTCACTTATAACAGCGCTATCCTACAGcagcaatttttttgtaaagtcaacaaacatttttctttaacatttataataaCAATAGAAACAAAAAACGCACGATCATTGAATTGGAAACTTTATTTCCAATTATTTAAACCAACTTAAGGGGGATTATCACGACGCGAATTAAACGGCGAATACGCCGAAgaaatgtatctgagcatgtGCCATTCACAGTTCTCTTTGTGAAAATACCCCTTCAAAGAAATGTAAACCCGCATAAGTCCTAATACGCAATGCATAATATCAACTTTTTACGCGTAGTTTCTTCCATTTTCACAAGTACTTGTGCTTTTTTGCTATTGCAAATTTTTGGAATTCATACCAAAGCTTCTTGTGCCATATTAGAAAGAATTCGAGAAGAGGATAAGAGAAAATGTTACATGGTAATTTAACTTGTTGCGTAAGAGATAATATATATCTGATAAAAACTTCAAAAGTCGAGTTTTGTTAACATGTTAATAAAGCCGACTTTTATAAATTACTTTTGTACTTactattgaaaaaaattgttttgcgaGCACATTTCGCGAAATGGACAAATAGAAAAACGGTcctaaatttgacatttttttgtcGATGGTGGCATTTCTGtgttaatttgttttaaaaaattaacggAGAAAGgaataaattgttttaaaaaatcgatgGTTTCCAATCTGTGGGTTAAAATACGCTAAAGTTATTGGTATAAATTTTGGTCATATCAACTTCAGAGAATAGAATTTAAACAAACACGTAAAAGTTAGAATCACAACAGTACTGTTAAAAAAAAGAGGTAAAACAATGCTTGTGCTTTTATAACTACacgtctaaaataaaaataaaataaataaaaaacacatgcaTATAGGAAACACAGCTGGaacatttgaaaaattaaagaacATCTAGGAAACGTTACCCAGTACgcgggaaaaaaataattgaagtgctatcaaataataaaatgttttcaaaatcatAAAACACAAAAAGTAAACACAAAATCGTGAAATTCAATGATTTGTTACGAACAACAGTTAACTGGAGTTTGTTTTTAagacttaaaaataaaatataaggctcgaactgtaaaaaaaactttaagccTGCTTGATCTGTCTTGTTTAAGTAATAAAGGAGGTATGGTGAAGGATGACATGATACTGTTGGTGTGATGTTCGATTTGCATATTCGTTCAAATCCAAAGGATGTGTAAACAGATGTGCTCTATCCAgtttcgttgttgttttttcaataaaGTAAACCCGGGTATATAATACCTGTTTATATCTGTTACGTATTTTTGGATGAGGCCgtgtgttttaaaaaagttgaatgTAGAAACAGCTAACAATATCGTGTAAATAAACTTTCGAGTAAAGCATGTACCCTTTTATGTTTTACTGGTTTATATTTGTGACTAGCATTATGGTAGCTAGCTACACTAATATTTTGTTCCAGTCTTGTGACtggaataaaaatttttagCCCGGTTATGAATTTTTTCGTATTATCGAGTGAAGATAACTGTAGGTGAATTTAGTTAAAGCGGATACAATTAGTTCAAAAAGAACTACCAATTCTTACAGATGTTCGCTTATAAAGCTTTTCCTATAAATGTTTCACctgaaataaattatataattagTTCCGAGTGTAGTTCTTACATAAGTCTCCGCTTTAGGCTACTTTCTGTCTAGACAGATTTCTCTATGTCAATTAATAAAGGTTCATTATAATCCATAAAAAGACACACCTGTAACGActacacatttttctttttataagcaacttcatttttcattaaaactgCTGAgggaggggaggggggggggtttGCTGTAAAATTGCTCAGAATTTCATTTGCAGATTTTCGGCTTTAAATGATATTATTTATCAGCAAAAAGATATACTGTTAGTTTTTGTGGCTTTCTTGTCGGATTGTCCAGGTTTGGttgtttaactttataaatttcAGCATAGTCAGTAGCTAAGCAGTACTTAAAGCTTTGATCTAAACTTCAGTTTAAAGAAAGTTTGTGTATATATAGAGTAAAGTATGGCTATGGCGTTGAGTGGCTTTGATGCAAACTTTGTTGAAGAAGTACCTGCTGATTTgaattattttgtgtttcatCATCCTTTCAAGAAACCTGTACAGGTTATACAATGCGGGCACAGATTTTGCAAGGAGTGCTTTAAACAAATGAAGAATTATTCCTCAACTCAGTTTGATATTTATTGgttatttttctatttcatCTTTCTTTCTGTCACTCCTCAgagtttttatttagttttatgTGCGTTTTGTTTTATCACAGAAAAACAACCCTTCGCTGTCCCTTTGATCGACTGGTAATTAACTCCAAGCAGGTATGTGGTTATTATTTGAATTCTCTAACTTAGCGCTAATGATCTTGAATGAAAGTTATTTCAGCCAGCATGACAAAATAAATCAAGATAATAACCTAATGCAATGGTACGACCAATACCATGCACTGATATGTAGATATgaatatcttttcttttgtttttctccTGAATCCTTCCCACAAAACTAGGGGTTTTcacctaaattttattttacgcaTAAACAATGATGAACTAAAAGCACTaaccatttttatttcattgctATCGGTTGTACAGCATTAGTCATCTCTAAAAACAACTATATTCTAGCAAGTTTGGTAGGTCAGTAATAGTAATTTGTGGGTTTTTTCTTAAGAATCTTTGACCTCGTTGTTAACGTCTTTAAAAGTATGAAGGTTCTCACGGTTAACCTCACGCATCCAGCCGAAGAGATGGCCGCTAGAAGCTCATCTTGCTGGGGAAAATAAGCCAGAAAGTCCAAattttaaaatcgaaaaaaaaaatcgtcagtaaaaacgaaaagttttttaataaacaaattgCCCGGCTAATTAATGTATGTCTTCCGCGAAAGATTCCttgaagcaaaaaaaattaaaaaattaagtcgGTCTGTTGTCcaagttgaatttttattgtagtttttatgttaatttatgtTTAGGTGTTCcaaattaagttttttaatcATCTCATTATCTTGgaacctaaaaaataaaaatacatttatttatcttttcCCTGTCAacgatttcttttttataattttattcggAAAAGTTTGTGCATCGCACATTAttatttgctaaaaaataatctaaagccTTTGCTTCAATTGCAATCATCATTTTAATagggattttttttcaatttgccTGAGTAGCCCTTTCGTTTGCTTACCCAGCAAATTTGTTGCCTTTCTAACAttcaatttttatcttctcgcACGCAGCGACCTTTTTAAAAGTAGtagttttattttgatttttaaaaaaagataaaaatatgtcAAGAATTTTATATCGTGGGATTTGGAAGTAATTACACAAATAGTAAATAATATACGTTTTTCTGATATCTAGTATATACAGTAACTACGTATCTAACACATGTGTACTTCGTTTTTTCGTCTTGACCAAGTTGCGCATCATACTGAATTGTGTAAACCAAGTTACGATACAACATAAAACatattcataaaaaatgaattcaAGCTGCTCTGAAAAACCACACTTGTTACGTAAGCAAAACATTGCGATGTTAATAATTTATATTCATTTTATGAATAACAAAAATTGTATAGCTGTCTTGTGAAAGagaaaatattgaagaaaagAGAAGGAAGTGAgaaatttaaagcaaaaaaatattattaaacgaTATTTCACCATAGTACGTTTTAAACGATGCACATCAACCAGAATGCACAAATACTGATAATGTGTATATGGACGAATTGTCAGCACTCTTTTCCATGGGTTAATGACTAGTTTACCgtgaatgtttttaaattttagttacatgtttatttttcttcaaaggtggtatataaaaaaagaagtacAACATGGATGTTGTTATCGTAGAGGGTGGCTATGACGCAAATTTTGTTGAAGAAGTAACCACTGATTTGAAATGTTGTGTGTGTCAATATCCTTTGAGAAAGCCTGTACAGATTATACAATGCGGACACAAGTTTTGTGAGCAGTGTTTTGAACAAATGAAGGATTATTCCTCAACTCAGTTAgtcgttgttatttttgtttattttcctttctgTAATGTTTGTTCTAACTTAATAGGCCGTCTTTATTCTCGCATttgttttatacatttttctagAAACATAGACCTTTGTTGTCCCTTAGATCGAATGGTGATTGACTCCAATCAGGTATGTTTATTGAAATCTCCTAACTGCGAAtgatattaaaaacaaagtttgaataaaatttgaatgtttttttcgaAAGATATGTTCTTGAGGAGTTAAGCATCTTTTATGTAGTTTACACTTAAAATCATTGTCTTAAGAGAGCCttgacgatttttaaatttttatctcaACATGTACGGAAATAATGTTTTCTAGAGGGACATTTGAAATCTCTAAAGAAGCCTGAAAAACTATGGGGAAAAAGTTAGCCTTTAACTAGGGTAGTTTAATTTATAGTTTgttataaaagattttaaacagTTGACTTTGAACTAAGTGTACCATGGTTGGCATGTGTTTCATATCCGTAATTCtttcttttcgttttttttttgtcttgaaaAGTGCTAAACAATGTATTCTGCCAATAAGACAGTTTCACTACAATCTAGTGTGTTTATCCGGTTTAAGTTAGTATGTATCTATTTATGTGTAGGTGTTTCCAGATAAAGGATTAGAGAGAATGGTCCTCAACTTAAAAGTGCGATGCTCTAATGTAGCAAAAGGTTGCATTTGGGTGAATGATTTGAGGGATCTGAAGGTACTAGTGTACTTATTCCAACGTGTAGACACAACATGTACCCCCAAGCTGTAAAGTCCTTTTGCCTTTACAGAAGAACGTGGTATAACTACGtaagaaaaaatacaaacacGTCTAAGGTTGTATGTAAACCATGACTGATGACAAACTATGACAGAAAAGGTGCAACAAGTAAGATCAACAAATTTATTAATAACGATATagcaaaatatactttaaactGAAATATTTTTGCGGGTAGAAAAATTTCGCGTACTTAAGGAATTAGCATTAAATTCGCTAGGTTAAGTTCTCTCTGCTTGAttcgtgaaaatattttttgtcaggttcggaaaattagttgcAGCTAAAGTGTAAAGTTCATTGTAAATTATCTCactctgttttttttattatattcaacttttaaaattatatacGCAAGAAATACCTAGACTCGACCAATTAATCAAATTAAAAGtctgttaatttaaagataaACATTTTATATTCCTGTGTTCATTGactgatttctttttttctttcagccCCATTTAGATGGAGATTGTGACTACACCATAGTAACATGTCAGAATGAAGGTTGCGACAAGCAAATCCAACGCAACGCCTTACAACAGCATGTTATCCAATGTTCTGTTCAGGTATGTAAAATAAATCAACAGTATCAGGGATTCTCAACTTTCTGAAAAACTTAGAGATGTCTTTAAATCTGTGATACCAATGCCAAAAgtataaatatttcttttaataaattaattttgttacatTTCGATTGTACATTTTATGTGAACATAAAGAATCTTCTCTTTCATGGGTTTAATTACTtctctattataatacccgtattccgtctgtctgtctctgcgcggaccccccgctgagttagaaaatgatggtgcggaaacacgaatatcaaatgcgatatattttatccTCTTTGTTGCGAAGGGTAAATATaaacgacgggcgaacccgtggatttttccacgggcaacgactagttagATTATAAAACCCTGTGTCTAGTCTAAATGAAGCCATTAGGAAAAAACACTACCCACCCTTGTGGTGATCTGCTGGTCGCCTTTTAGATTGGGTAGCTGTTAAATTATGATTTATCTGTCGATCTTGCTCGGGTTAACATGGCTTTTAGCAATGAGGTTGTTTAGTATTTGTAgcctccttttttttaaaacttaagaaTTTTAAACCTTTACTAAAATTTATTCATCATGATTGGAATGGGTTAGAGTAAGTGAAATGGAATATCAAGCACTTAAGATGTGTTTCCCAATATGTAACACCATGTACGGTCAATGTGCATAAAACAACAGATCTTATAGGCTGGTATGTCACAGGGTATTGATGCTTAATTccaaatgttgtttttgtcgtAGAAAGATGGGGATTGCAAtggtaaagaaataaaagaattaaTTGATAGTCTTAGTTCCAGATTACTAGAGTGtgaaatgaaaatgaaagaaaaggATGAGAGACTAATCAATTGCGAGAAAGACCTAAAGGTGACAAAAGACAAGTTGTTGGTGACAGAACATGCACTAGTTAGTTTTAAGAAGGAATTAAAGACAACAACAGTCAGGTTAGGGAATTGTGAAGCGGAAGCATTAAAGAAAGATGCGATTATTAAACGATTATCCAGTGTAAATTCTATGGGTTTTTTTCAATGGACAATAAATAATTACAACAGCGTTAAATGGAGCGAAGAATTGAACAGTCCATACTTCTATTCATCATATAATGGCTACAAATGTCAACTAATGGCTAAATGGTATGGACCTGAAAGAGGTAGAATGGGTTTGTATTTTTTCATTTGCAAAggcgagaatgatgatgaattaGTATGGCCATTTCCAATGAAAGTACGATTGCAATCTACTGACAGAAATGGTGTTATAAAAAGTATGACTGTTTCGGGTTGGAAGAGACCTGAAGTTATGCTAACAAATGGAATCGGATCGAGAGGATTTTTACAAATGCCGCAGTTGGCAAAACATATTCAAAATAACAAGATGGTGATTTATTGTTTTTTCGATCTTTGACACACAGACGTCTCTTCTTTAGTCTCTCTCACAGCTGTTATGTGATTTTCTCTCTTCATTCTTTCCTAATTTTATCACTATAAAGTGTTTTTTAGTTTTCTGAAGAATAACAAAACGcaggaaat
This is a stretch of genomic DNA from Hydractinia symbiolongicarpus strain clone_291-10 chromosome 9, HSymV2.1, whole genome shotgun sequence. It encodes these proteins:
- the LOC130656478 gene encoding TNF receptor-associated factor 5-like gives rise to the protein MLQQHVVQYCGQKDGDCNGKKIKELIAGLSSRLLECEMKITERDGMLKMTEIRLINCEKDLKVTKHKLEKNEKNLLVTEHALSICEKELKTTKDRLRDCEEKSLKKDAIIERLSCVNSMGFFQWTINNYNSVKWSEELNSPYFYSSYNGYKCQLSAEWYGPKRGRMGLYFFICKGENDDELVWPFPMEVRLQSTDINGSIRSVTVSFLTDNLPDSWERPEGTRTRGIGSEEFLHMPQLTKYTQNDKMVIYCFFDL
- the LOC130656477 gene encoding TNF receptor-associated factor 4-like isoform X2, whose protein sequence is MVIDSNQVFPDKGLERMVLNLKVRCSNVAKGCIWVNDLRDLKPHLDGDCDYTIVTCQNEGCDKQIQRNALQQHVIQCSVQKDGDCNGKEIKELIDSLSSRLLECEMKMKEKDERLINCEKDLKVTKDKLLVTEHALVSFKKELKTTTVRLGNCEAEALKKDAIIKRLSSVNSMGFFQWTINNYNSVKWSEELNSPYFYSSYNGYKCQLMAKWYGPERGRMGLYFFICKGENDDELVWPFPMKVRLQSTDRNGVIKSMTVSGWKRPEVMLTNGIGSRGFLQMPQLAKHIQNNKMVIYCFFDL
- the LOC130656477 gene encoding TNF receptor-associated factor 4-like isoform X1; translated protein: MDVVIVEGGYDANFVEEVTTDLKCCVCQYPLRKPVQIIQCGHKFCEQCFEQMKDYSSTQNIDLCCPLDRMVIDSNQVFPDKGLERMVLNLKVRCSNVAKGCIWVNDLRDLKPHLDGDCDYTIVTCQNEGCDKQIQRNALQQHVIQCSVQKDGDCNGKEIKELIDSLSSRLLECEMKMKEKDERLINCEKDLKVTKDKLLVTEHALVSFKKELKTTTVRLGNCEAEALKKDAIIKRLSSVNSMGFFQWTINNYNSVKWSEELNSPYFYSSYNGYKCQLMAKWYGPERGRMGLYFFICKGENDDELVWPFPMKVRLQSTDRNGVIKSMTVSGWKRPEVMLTNGIGSRGFLQMPQLAKHIQNNKMVIYCFFDL